A part of Aquibium oceanicum genomic DNA contains:
- a CDS encoding GntR family transcriptional regulator: protein MDQSGAVAPFPYKPLYVQVRDQLVRRLIEGLWQPGQVIPSEMELAREVGVSQGTIRKALDAMTAENLLIRQQGRGTFVARPEESRILFQFFRLVPDGGDVTFPSSRILASRSEASGSLEAAALGIAEGDEIWRIDRVRTLAETPSLVETIWLPAARFPGLGDLAEIPNNVYGLYSERWGITIARASEKLKAVAATGAEAPHLRCDIGTPLLEITRMALDLEGKPVELRVSRCLTGALHYRSELG from the coding sequence ATGGACCAGAGCGGCGCCGTCGCGCCATTTCCCTACAAACCCCTCTACGTGCAGGTCAGGGACCAGTTGGTGCGCCGCCTGATCGAAGGCCTGTGGCAACCGGGCCAGGTGATCCCCTCCGAAATGGAGCTGGCGCGCGAGGTCGGGGTGAGCCAGGGCACGATCCGCAAAGCGCTGGACGCCATGACGGCCGAGAACCTGCTGATCCGGCAGCAGGGCCGCGGCACCTTCGTCGCGAGACCCGAGGAAAGCCGTATCCTGTTCCAGTTCTTCAGGCTCGTCCCCGATGGCGGCGACGTCACCTTTCCGAGTTCGCGCATTCTTGCCAGCCGGTCGGAAGCAAGCGGCAGCCTCGAAGCCGCTGCGTTGGGGATCGCCGAGGGCGACGAGATCTGGCGGATCGACCGCGTCCGTACACTCGCCGAGACGCCGTCGCTGGTGGAGACGATCTGGCTGCCGGCGGCGCGCTTTCCGGGCCTCGGCGATCTCGCGGAGATCCCGAACAATGTCTACGGCCTCTATTCGGAACGCTGGGGCATCACCATCGCGCGCGCGAGCGAGAAGCTGAAGGCGGTCGCGGCCACCGGGGCGGAAGCGCCGCACCTGCGCTGCGACATCGGCACGCCGCTTCTCGAGATCACCCGTATGGCACTCGATCTCGAAGGCAAGCCGGTGGAACTGCGCGTCTCCCGCTGCCTCACCGGCGCGCTCCACTACCGCTCGGAACTCGGCTGA
- a CDS encoding nucleotidyltransferase family protein — translation MTREEIIARLKEMEPQLRARGITRLQIFGSRARGDERPDSDLDLLIEYDPPPHVSSFDFFGIGPDLSEELGIQTQVTEVSEAMKPRFRERIADDLLQVF, via the coding sequence ATGACACGCGAGGAAATCATAGCCAGGCTGAAGGAGATGGAGCCGCAGCTGCGCGCGCGCGGCATCACGCGCCTGCAGATATTCGGCTCGCGTGCACGAGGAGATGAGCGGCCGGACAGCGATCTCGATCTCCTGATCGAATACGATCCGCCGCCGCACGTCTCGAGCTTCGATTTCTTCGGGATCGGGCCGGACCTCAGCGAGGAACTCGGGATCCAGACGCAGGTGACCGAGGTCTCGGAGGCCATGAAACCCCGCTTCAGGGAGAGGATTGCCGACGACCTTTTGCAGGTCTTCTGA
- a CDS encoding DUF86 domain-containing protein: protein MKRLDTDWLQDIVEAIDDINSTLSGISRSTFENDRMRQAAVSHFVMVISEASRNVPDAYKQAFPLIEWGEIAGIGNRIRHGYYEIRNDVLWKIYELELPALRHTILQLLANAGIERD, encoded by the coding sequence ATGAAGCGCCTCGACACCGACTGGCTTCAGGACATCGTCGAGGCCATCGATGACATCAATTCTACCCTGTCGGGGATCAGCAGATCCACGTTCGAGAACGACCGGATGCGGCAGGCCGCTGTAAGCCATTTCGTGATGGTCATCAGCGAAGCGTCGCGAAACGTGCCCGATGCCTACAAGCAGGCGTTTCCGCTCATAGAATGGGGCGAGATCGCCGGGATCGGCAACCGCATCAGACACGGCTACTACGAGATTCGCAACGACGTCCTCTGGAAGATCTACGAACTCGAATTGCCCGCGCTCCGACACACGATTCTCCAATTGCTCGCTAACGCCGGCATCGAACGCGACTGA
- a CDS encoding AEC family transporter yields MSPQLEAAFFIFGLVAIGYLAGLTGFMRAEAGEALGEFAVGVALPLLLFRTMLSADFHGTAPWALWASYFSAVALAWTIGHLVTTRVLGRDARTGVVGGVSSSFSNTVLLGLPLVLGVYGQAGFEVLALIVSVHLGIMMAATIIIFAILERGGEKGLRPAALLKDFVRKLATNPLIIGIVCGLLWRLMGLPLPSLAARFVDGLGSIAGPLALFSMGLGLRRYGISGNLRAGFTLAALKLFVMPAIALGMVLLFGLPPLAASVVVLTAALPAGVNCYLIAVQFGTGQALASNMITIATGLGVATTAFWITVLHAIFG; encoded by the coding sequence ATGTCCCCGCAGCTCGAAGCCGCATTCTTCATCTTTGGTCTGGTCGCGATCGGCTATCTGGCCGGTCTCACCGGCTTCATGCGCGCCGAGGCCGGTGAAGCCCTGGGCGAATTCGCCGTCGGCGTGGCGTTGCCGCTGCTTCTCTTTCGCACCATGCTGTCGGCGGATTTCCATGGAACCGCGCCGTGGGCGCTCTGGGCGAGCTACTTCTCTGCCGTGGCGCTCGCGTGGACCATCGGGCATCTAGTCACCACCCGCGTCCTTGGACGCGATGCGCGCACGGGCGTCGTCGGCGGCGTATCGTCGTCGTTCTCCAACACCGTCCTGCTCGGCCTGCCGCTTGTGTTGGGCGTCTACGGCCAGGCCGGATTCGAGGTGCTGGCGCTGATCGTGTCGGTGCACCTCGGCATCATGATGGCCGCGACGATCATCATCTTCGCGATCCTGGAACGGGGCGGCGAGAAGGGGCTTCGGCCGGCGGCGCTGCTGAAGGATTTCGTGCGGAAGCTCGCGACGAACCCCCTGATCATCGGCATCGTGTGCGGTCTGTTGTGGCGGCTGATGGGCCTGCCGTTGCCGTCGCTCGCCGCGCGTTTCGTCGACGGGCTGGGCAGCATTGCGGGGCCGCTCGCACTGTTCTCCATGGGGCTGGGGCTGCGCCGCTATGGCATCTCGGGGAACCTTCGGGCGGGCTTCACGCTCGCGGCGCTGAAGCTTTTCGTCATGCCGGCGATCGCGCTGGGCATGGTGCTGCTTTTCGGTCTGCCGCCTCTCGCGGCCTCGGTGGTCGTGCTGACGGCAGCCTTGCCCGCTGGCGTCAACTGCTATCTCATCGCGGTGCAGTTCGGAACCGGCCAGGCGCTGGCCTCGAACATGATCACGATCGCCACGGGGCTCGGCGTCGCCACCACAGCCTTCTGGATTACCGTCCTCCATGCGATCTTCGGCTGA
- a CDS encoding pyrroloquinoline quinone-dependent dehydrogenase, giving the protein MMSVSSKKLRVTSTALLALAVALGAGANAGKAQESAQPEDSPVQTSPVQPETPAASEPVPQAEPAKEPEPAGEAAGEPAVPETGAEEPAIAQNPAAAEEPAPPDAASGQAGAPAEPAPGSVTQEEQPATVPAQTRDETDEVEQENAAEGQSTPEGEAGVAREQERRIANPDAPLVPEAPTWDSFHGQLNAQKYSPLDQIDARNVGDLEKVWEYHTGDVSDGSGDLPQTVWSATPVHANDTLYIGTPFYRVIALDPATGEERWVFDSKSRLEALTQPALKNRGVAYWEADDPVEGELCQKIVYLGTMDAQLIALDADTGRLCPDFADGGVLNVNQWNQTNAVFPFSLLQPPTVVGNHLILGWAGSDWEYAEAPPGNVFAIDPQTGKLQWSFDTIPPEVRAQTGTANVWTHMSADEALGLVYLPVASPSPNYWGGNRTDPIPYATSTTALDIETGEPVWSRQWVHHDIWDYDINSAPTLVDITVDGEQIPALIQATKMGYLFVVDRRTGEDVWPIEERPVPGGDGTVEGEVYAPTQPFPTKPAPLLDQAEKTGIWWIADAVGFGECSALWDDLWYEGMYTPPTTRGRGMYNFPNSAGGVQWGGVAFDPESQTAIVNFSHVVQYLQLYPREEYDRLTGEGASGSSFVAERGFHPQKGSPYGMSLNNALNWLGMPCWEPPYGEIAAVDMTTGDIKWRRPMGASQKYGFYMPGSMGSPTIGGPAVTAGGLIFIGASMDAKVRAYSLETGAELWKAQVDAPAVANPAVYEHQGRQYVAFIAGGNPILKNQVGDQVAVYALPVE; this is encoded by the coding sequence ATGATGTCCGTATCCAGCAAGAAACTCCGCGTGACTTCGACGGCGCTCCTCGCACTTGCTGTCGCGCTGGGCGCCGGCGCAAATGCCGGCAAAGCGCAGGAAAGCGCGCAGCCGGAAGACAGTCCGGTACAAACCTCGCCGGTTCAGCCCGAGACGCCAGCCGCGTCGGAACCTGTCCCGCAGGCCGAACCGGCCAAGGAGCCCGAGCCGGCGGGAGAAGCTGCCGGAGAACCGGCAGTTCCCGAAACGGGAGCAGAAGAACCGGCGATCGCGCAAAACCCGGCGGCCGCCGAAGAACCTGCCCCGCCGGACGCGGCATCCGGACAGGCTGGAGCCCCCGCCGAGCCGGCGCCAGGATCGGTGACACAAGAAGAACAGCCGGCGACGGTTCCTGCGCAAACACGAGACGAGACGGATGAGGTCGAGCAGGAAAATGCCGCCGAAGGCCAATCGACGCCGGAGGGCGAGGCCGGAGTGGCGCGGGAACAGGAGCGGCGGATCGCCAATCCCGACGCGCCGCTCGTGCCCGAGGCGCCGACCTGGGACAGTTTTCACGGCCAGCTGAACGCACAGAAGTATTCGCCGCTGGACCAGATCGACGCCCGGAACGTCGGTGACCTCGAGAAGGTGTGGGAGTACCATACGGGCGATGTCTCGGACGGTTCGGGCGATCTGCCGCAGACGGTGTGGTCGGCAACGCCGGTCCATGCCAACGACACGCTCTACATCGGAACGCCGTTTTACCGCGTGATCGCGCTCGATCCGGCGACAGGCGAGGAGCGGTGGGTGTTCGATTCGAAGTCGAGGCTCGAAGCGCTCACCCAGCCGGCACTGAAGAACCGCGGAGTTGCCTATTGGGAGGCGGACGATCCTGTCGAAGGCGAGCTTTGCCAGAAGATCGTCTATCTCGGCACGATGGATGCGCAATTGATCGCGCTGGACGCCGATACAGGGAGGCTTTGCCCTGATTTCGCCGACGGAGGCGTGCTCAACGTCAACCAGTGGAACCAGACCAACGCGGTGTTTCCGTTCTCACTGCTGCAGCCGCCCACCGTGGTCGGAAACCATTTGATCCTCGGCTGGGCCGGTTCCGACTGGGAGTACGCCGAAGCACCTCCCGGCAACGTCTTTGCGATCGACCCGCAGACGGGCAAACTGCAGTGGTCTTTCGACACGATCCCGCCCGAGGTTCGCGCGCAGACCGGCACCGCCAACGTCTGGACTCACATGTCGGCCGACGAGGCGCTCGGCCTCGTCTACCTGCCGGTCGCGAGCCCGTCGCCCAACTACTGGGGCGGCAACCGCACCGACCCGATCCCCTACGCTACCTCCACCACAGCGCTCGACATCGAGACCGGCGAGCCGGTGTGGTCGCGGCAGTGGGTGCATCACGACATCTGGGACTACGACATCAACTCCGCGCCGACGCTGGTCGACATCACGGTGGACGGAGAGCAGATCCCGGCGCTGATTCAGGCGACCAAGATGGGCTACCTTTTCGTCGTCGACAGGCGGACCGGCGAGGACGTGTGGCCGATTGAGGAACGGCCGGTGCCGGGCGGCGACGGCACGGTCGAGGGCGAGGTCTATGCGCCGACCCAGCCGTTCCCGACGAAGCCGGCACCTCTGCTGGACCAGGCCGAGAAGACCGGCATCTGGTGGATCGCCGATGCAGTCGGCTTCGGGGAGTGCTCCGCACTGTGGGACGATCTCTGGTACGAGGGCATGTACACACCGCCCACCACGCGCGGCCGCGGCATGTACAACTTCCCCAATTCGGCGGGCGGCGTGCAATGGGGCGGCGTCGCCTTTGATCCTGAGAGCCAGACGGCGATCGTCAACTTTTCCCACGTTGTGCAGTACCTGCAGCTCTATCCGCGCGAGGAGTACGACCGGCTGACCGGCGAAGGCGCCTCCGGATCGAGCTTCGTCGCCGAGCGCGGCTTCCACCCGCAGAAGGGATCGCCCTACGGCATGTCGCTCAACAATGCGCTCAACTGGCTGGGCATGCCCTGCTGGGAGCCGCCCTACGGCGAGATCGCGGCCGTGGACATGACGACGGGTGACATCAAGTGGCGCCGGCCCATGGGCGCGTCGCAGAAATACGGCTTCTACATGCCCGGATCGATGGGGTCGCCCACGATCGGCGGGCCGGCCGTCACCGCGGGCGGGCTGATCTTCATCGGTGCGTCGATGGACGCCAAGGTGCGGGCCTATTCGCTGGAGACTGGCGCCGAACTCTGGAAGGCGCAGGTCGACGCTCCCGCGGTCGCCAATCCGGCCGTCTACGAACACCAGGGGCGCCAATACGTCGCCTTCATTGCCGGCGGCAATCCGATCCTGAAGAACCAGGTCGGAGACCAGGTCGCGGTCTACGCGCTTCCTGTCGAGTGA
- a CDS encoding UxaA family hydrolase, which produces MASRYSNMTVRAYRRENGRVGVRNHVVILPVDDISNAACEAVANNIKGTIALPHAYGRLQFGEDLDLFFRTMIGTGANPNVAAVVVIGIEPGWTKRIVDGIAATGKPVAGFSIEQNGDLKTIMDASRKAKDFVHYATELQREECSISELWVSTKCGESDTTTGLGSCPTVGNMYDKLLPEGIYGCFGETSEITGAEHIAKARAINPEVGERWYAMWKAYQEDVIEAHKTDDLSESQPTKGNIEGGLTTIEEKALGNLEKIGRTSRYIDILEPAEAPKSGEGLYFMDSSSAAAECVTLMAAGGYVIHTFPTGQGNVIGNPIVPVIKITANPRTVRTMGEHVDVDVSGILRREMTIDEAGDALIDMIVRTANGRNTAAEALGHREFVMTKLYRSA; this is translated from the coding sequence ATGGCGTCGAGATATTCCAACATGACGGTTAGAGCATACCGGCGCGAAAACGGCCGCGTCGGCGTGCGCAACCACGTGGTGATCCTGCCGGTGGACGACATCTCCAATGCTGCCTGCGAGGCGGTCGCCAACAACATCAAGGGTACGATCGCGCTGCCCCACGCCTACGGCCGGCTGCAGTTCGGCGAGGACCTCGACCTCTTCTTCCGCACGATGATCGGCACCGGGGCTAACCCCAACGTGGCGGCGGTCGTCGTCATCGGCATCGAGCCGGGCTGGACCAAGCGGATCGTCGACGGCATCGCGGCGACCGGAAAGCCTGTGGCAGGCTTCTCGATCGAGCAGAACGGCGACCTGAAGACGATAATGGACGCCAGCCGCAAGGCTAAGGACTTTGTGCACTACGCCACCGAGCTTCAGCGCGAGGAATGCTCTATCTCGGAGCTCTGGGTCTCGACCAAGTGCGGCGAGAGCGACACCACCACCGGTCTCGGCTCCTGCCCGACCGTCGGCAACATGTACGACAAGCTCCTGCCGGAAGGCATTTACGGCTGCTTCGGCGAGACCTCGGAGATCACCGGCGCCGAACACATCGCCAAGGCGCGCGCCATCAATCCGGAAGTCGGGGAGCGCTGGTACGCCATGTGGAAGGCTTACCAGGAGGACGTGATCGAGGCGCACAAGACCGACGACCTGTCGGAGAGCCAGCCGACCAAGGGCAACATCGAAGGCGGCCTGACCACCATCGAGGAAAAGGCGCTGGGCAACCTGGAGAAGATCGGCCGGACGTCGAGATACATCGACATCCTCGAGCCAGCCGAAGCGCCGAAATCGGGCGAGGGGCTCTACTTCATGGATTCCTCGTCCGCCGCGGCCGAGTGCGTGACGCTGATGGCAGCGGGCGGCTACGTCATCCACACCTTCCCGACCGGACAGGGCAACGTGATCGGCAATCCGATCGTGCCGGTGATCAAGATCACGGCCAACCCGCGCACCGTGCGAACGATGGGCGAGCATGTCGATGTCGACGTGTCGGGCATTCTGCGCCGCGAGATGACGATCGACGAGGCCGGCGATGCGCTGATCGACATGATCGTACGGACCGCCAACGGCCGCAACACAGCCGCCGAGGCGCTGGGGCACCGCGAGTTCGTGATGACGAAGCTCTATCGGAGCGCGTGA
- a CDS encoding UxaA family hydrolase: MSIPHLLVHEHKDNVGVVVVEGLKAGTTMLAVVTADNSSFEVEAKADIPIGHKVALKELASGDTAIKYGEDIGRFVADVARGEHVHVHNLKTKRW, translated from the coding sequence ATGAGCATTCCCCACCTCCTCGTCCACGAGCACAAGGACAATGTCGGCGTGGTCGTCGTGGAAGGCCTGAAGGCGGGCACGACCATGCTGGCGGTGGTAACGGCGGACAACTCCTCGTTCGAGGTGGAAGCGAAGGCCGACATCCCGATCGGCCACAAGGTAGCGCTGAAGGAACTCGCCAGCGGCGATACGGCCATCAAGTATGGCGAGGACATCGGCCGCTTCGTCGCCGATGTGGCGCGCGGCGAGCACGTTCACGTCCACAATCTCAAAACGAAGCGCTGGTGA
- a CDS encoding OmpA family protein, with protein sequence MKVKMLAAATVAAFTLGACTTDPYTGQQKLSNTAGGAALGALAGAGLGTLAGGDDRRNALIGAGIGALAGGAIGGYMDQQEAQLRAQLQGSGVSVTRQGDYIILNMPSNITFATDQDSIQPGFYGTLNSVAIVLQKFNRTIVDVYGHTDSSGDDSYNLNLSQRRAMSVANYLGAQGVDPRRFSILGLGESQPIASNATPEGRAQNRRVEIRLAPIT encoded by the coding sequence ATGAAGGTGAAGATGCTCGCCGCGGCAACGGTCGCGGCCTTTACGCTGGGTGCGTGCACGACGGACCCCTATACGGGCCAGCAGAAGCTGTCGAATACCGCCGGCGGGGCCGCACTCGGTGCGCTGGCTGGAGCAGGCCTCGGCACGCTGGCCGGCGGTGACGACCGCCGCAACGCGCTGATCGGCGCCGGAATCGGAGCGCTGGCGGGCGGCGCGATCGGCGGCTACATGGATCAGCAGGAAGCCCAGTTGCGGGCGCAACTGCAGGGCTCCGGAGTCAGCGTCACGCGCCAGGGCGACTACATCATCCTCAACATGCCTTCCAACATCACCTTCGCGACGGATCAGGATTCGATCCAGCCGGGCTTCTACGGCACGCTGAATTCGGTCGCGATCGTGCTCCAGAAGTTCAACCGCACGATCGTCGATGTCTATGGCCACACCGATTCCAGCGGCGACGACAGCTACAACCTGAACCTGTCGCAGCGCCGCGCGATGTCGGTGGCGAACTATCTCGGCGCGCAGGGCGTCGATCCGCGCCGCTTCTCGATCCTCGGCCTCGGCGAAAGCCAGCCGATCGCATCGAATGCCACACCCGAGGGCCGCGCGCAGAACCGCCGCGTCGAGATCCGGCTCGCCCCTATCACCTGA
- a CDS encoding S8 family serine peptidase, translating to MTTTAIGYSFAGDGGLSKAAMEKLVASDQILANMADGSAPVIVEFAMPQAAGAAADAAAADEAQISAVHQKQDEILSRVFAAEGGLSGALASDDLGIKRMDFSPMFAATVDQETLEKLAADPAVVRIHEDGLNEPYLIQSLPLIGMPTAYAAGATGSGWTVAVLDTGSRRTHEFLSSSVISAACYSTSNGTATSICPGGVSASTDINSAMDCDIATIYGCGHGTHTAGTAAGFNTSLSSGEPANGVARSSKLITINVFSRFPPSQCSNSRSNGCVLAYNSDMIKGFERVYALRNTYKIASVNVSIGGGSYSSYCDSDSRKPIIDLLRNAGIASAISAGNNSYNTNVGAPGCISSAITVASSTKSDVRSSFSNWGSLIDVVAPGSSILASYVSGSSNNFYDYLSGTSMAAPHVAGAFAALRSAKPTATVSQIEAALKATGVNISSAGTTKPRIRVDSALTYLGGGATAKAVMTSPTPGSTLGSTATFVWSAGTGVTQYWLYVGSTGAGSSNIYQASQGTSKTRTVSGLPSTGTIYVRLWSLISGTWQYNDYTYKTGGGVKAVMTSPTPGSTLGSSATFVWSAGTNVTQYWLYVGSTGAGSTNIYQASQGTSKTRTVTGLPSTGTIYVRLWSLISGTWQYNDYTYKTGGGVKAVMTSPTPGSTLGSSATFVWSAGTNVTQYWLYVGSTGAGSTNIYQASQGTSKTRTVSGLPSTGTIYVRLWSLFSGTGWQYNDYTYKAGGTAKAVMTSPTPGSTLGSSATFVWTAGTGVTQYWLYVGSTGAGSSNIYQASQGTSKSKTVTGLPSTGTIYVRLWSLFSGTGWQYNDYTYKAGGTSKAVMTSPTPGSTLGSSATFVWTAGTGVSQYWLYVGSTGAGSTNIYQASQGTNTSKTVTGLPSTGTIYVRLWSLFSGTGWQYNDYTYKAGGTAKAVMTSPTPGSTLGSSATFVWTDGTGVSQYWLYVGSTGAGSTNIYQASQGTNTSKTVTGLPSTGTIYVRLWSLFSGTGWQYNDYTYKAGGGTSTKSVLLSPANGSKLASSTKFTWSSVSGASQYWIYFGSTVGGSNYYNATQGTNTTNTFNFNGFSGQAIYMRLWTLYNGTWVYNDYNFITPGGTTGAGGASGIPSVTGVTQQSALE from the coding sequence TTGACGACGACGGCAATCGGCTACTCGTTCGCGGGCGACGGCGGACTTTCGAAGGCTGCAATGGAGAAGCTGGTCGCTTCAGACCAGATCCTCGCGAACATGGCAGATGGTAGCGCACCGGTAATCGTGGAATTCGCGATGCCCCAAGCCGCCGGTGCGGCAGCAGACGCGGCAGCGGCGGACGAGGCCCAGATATCCGCCGTGCACCAGAAGCAGGACGAGATTCTGAGCCGCGTTTTCGCGGCCGAAGGCGGGCTTTCCGGGGCCCTTGCGTCTGACGATCTCGGCATCAAGAGAATGGACTTCTCGCCGATGTTCGCGGCGACGGTAGACCAGGAGACGCTGGAGAAGCTGGCCGCCGACCCGGCAGTGGTGCGCATTCACGAGGACGGTCTCAACGAGCCGTATCTCATTCAATCGCTTCCGCTGATCGGCATGCCGACCGCCTATGCGGCAGGCGCTACCGGCAGCGGCTGGACGGTAGCGGTGCTCGACACGGGCTCGCGCCGGACGCACGAGTTTCTGAGTTCTAGTGTAATCTCGGCGGCGTGCTACAGTACCAGCAACGGTACCGCCACGAGCATCTGCCCGGGCGGCGTCAGCGCGTCTACCGACATCAATTCGGCAATGGATTGCGACATCGCGACGATTTACGGCTGCGGCCACGGCACGCATACGGCCGGCACCGCGGCGGGGTTCAACACCAGCCTGAGTTCCGGCGAGCCGGCGAATGGCGTGGCGCGCAGTTCCAAGCTGATAACGATCAACGTGTTCTCGCGCTTCCCGCCTTCGCAGTGCAGCAATTCCCGCAGCAACGGCTGCGTGCTGGCCTACAACTCCGACATGATCAAGGGGTTCGAGCGGGTCTATGCCCTGCGCAACACCTACAAGATCGCCTCGGTCAACGTGAGCATCGGCGGCGGGTCGTATTCCTCGTACTGCGACAGCGATTCGCGCAAGCCGATCATCGATCTGCTGCGCAACGCGGGCATCGCCTCGGCGATTTCAGCGGGCAACAACAGCTACAACACCAACGTCGGCGCCCCCGGCTGTATCTCGAGCGCGATAACGGTCGCGTCCTCGACCAAGTCGGACGTGCGTTCCTCGTTCTCGAACTGGGGCTCCCTGATCGACGTGGTGGCTCCTGGTTCCTCGATCCTTGCGTCCTATGTAAGCGGATCGAGCAACAACTTTTATGACTATCTGAGTGGCACCTCAATGGCGGCCCCGCATGTCGCCGGCGCCTTCGCGGCGCTGCGGTCGGCCAAGCCGACTGCGACGGTGTCCCAGATCGAGGCCGCACTGAAGGCCACCGGCGTCAACATCTCCTCGGCGGGGACCACAAAGCCGCGCATCAGGGTCGACAGCGCTCTGACCTATCTGGGCGGCGGTGCCACGGCCAAAGCGGTGATGACCTCGCCGACGCCGGGTTCGACGCTCGGTTCCACGGCGACGTTCGTATGGAGCGCCGGCACCGGCGTGACGCAGTACTGGCTCTATGTCGGGTCCACCGGCGCGGGCTCGTCGAACATCTACCAGGCCAGCCAGGGCACCAGCAAGACCAGGACCGTGTCGGGTCTGCCCTCCACGGGCACAATCTACGTGCGCCTGTGGTCGCTGATCAGCGGCACCTGGCAGTACAACGACTACACCTACAAGACAGGCGGCGGCGTGAAGGCCGTCATGACGTCCCCGACGCCGGGCTCGACGCTTGGTTCCTCGGCGACGTTCGTGTGGAGCGCCGGCACCAATGTGACGCAGTACTGGCTCTACGTCGGCTCGACCGGCGCGGGCTCGACCAACATCTACCAGGCTAGCCAGGGGACCAGCAAGACCAGGACCGTGACGGGTCTGCCGTCCACGGGCACGATCTACGTGCGCCTGTGGTCGCTGATTTCCGGCACCTGGCAGTACAACGACTACACCTACAAGACCGGTGGCGGCGTGAAGGCCGTCATGACGTCCCCGACGCCGGGCTCCACCCTCGGGTCGTCTGCGACGTTCGTGTGGAGCGCCGGCACCAATGTGACGCAGTACTGGCTCTACGTGGGCTCGACGGGTGCTGGTTCGACCAACATCTACCAGGCCAGCCAGGGGACCAGCAAAACTAGGACCGTGTCGGGGCTTCCCTCCACGGGCACGATCTACGTGCGCCTGTGGTCGCTGTTTAGTGGCACGGGCTGGCAGTACAACGACTACACCTACAAGGCTGGCGGCACCGCCAAGGCCGTCATGACGTCTCCGACGCCGGGCTCGACGCTCGGTTCTTCGGCGACGTTCGTGTGGACCGCCGGTACCGGCGTGACGCAGTACTGGCTCTACGTCGGCTCGACCGGCGCAGGCTCGTCGAACATCTACCAGGCCAGCCAAGGCACGAGTAAGTCGAAGACCGTGACGGGACTTCCCTCCACGGGCACGATCTATGTGCGCCTGTGGTCGCTGTTTAGTGGCACGGGCTGGCAGTACAACGACTACACCTACAAAGCCGGCGGCACTTCGAAGGCCGTCATGACGTCTCCGACGCCGGGCTCGACGCTCGGTTCTTCGGCGACGTTCGTGTGGACCGCCGGTACCGGCGTTTCGCAGTACTGGCTCTACGTCGGTTCGACCGGCGCAGGTTCGACCAACATCTACCAGGCGAGCCAGGGGACCAACACGTCGAAGACGGTGACGGGGCTTCCCTCCACGGGCACGATCTATGTGCGCCTGTGGTCGCTGTTTAGTGGCACCGGCTGGCAGTACAATGACTACACCTACAAGGCCGGCGGCACCGCCAAGGCCGTCATGACGTCTCCGACGCCGGGCTCGACGCTCGGTTCTTCGGCGACGTTCGTGTGGACCGACGGTACCGGCGTTTCGCAGTACTGGCTCTACGTCGGTTCGACCGGCGCAGGTTCGACCAACATCTACCAGGCGAGCCAGGGGACCAACACGTCGAAGACGGTGACGGGGCTTCCCTCCACGGGCACGATCTACGTGCGCCTGTGGTCGCTGTTTAGTGGCACCGGCTGGCAGTACAACGACTACACCTATAAGGCCGGGGGCGGGACATCCACGAAATCCGTCCTTCTCTCCCCGGCGAATGGCAGCAAGCTTGCTTCTTCCACCAAGTTTACCTGGTCGTCGGTGAGCGGCGCGTCGCAATACTGGATCTACTTCGGGTCGACCGTCGGTGGTTCCAACTACTACAACGCCACTCAGGGCACCAACACGACCAACACGTTCAACTTCAACGGGTTCAGCGGCCAGGCCATCTACATGCGGCTCTGGACTCTGTACAACGGGACGTGGGTGTACAATGACTACAACTTCATCACGCCTGGCGGAACGACCGGTGCGGGGGGAGCCTCGGGCATACCCTCCGTCACGGGGGTGACGCAGCAAAGCGCTCTCGAGTAA